TCGAGACGGCCCACGCCCTGGGCTCCGGCGCGGCGGTTCAGTTCCTCGATCGCCTCAAGCACGGTCACCTCGCGTCCGTCGATGGCGACAGGCTTCCCCGACTTGAAGGAGATGATCACCTCGTCAGGGGCCTGGCCCAGCGAGGGCTCTTCGGTGTAGGCGTAGAGGTCCTTCGTCGGCGGGTTCCACAGGTCTTCGAGGAACCCGGTTTCAACCGCGCGGCCCCACACGTTCTGGTCGATCGAGAACGGGGACGATGCCGACTGCTCGATCGGAACGTTATTCTCCTCGGCGAAGGCGATCGCTTTGTCGCGGGTCCATGCGAAGTCACGAGCCGGAGCGATGATCTTCAGAGACGGGTCCGTATCCATGAAACCGACCTCAAAACGAACCTGGTCATTGCCCTTGCCGGTGCAGCCGTGGGCCACATGAGTGCCTCCGTGCTGCTGGGCAGCTTCGACCAGGTGCTTGACGATGAGCGGACGCGAGATCGCGGAGACCATCGGGTACTGCTTCATGTACATCGCATTGGCTTTGATGGTCGGCAGGCAGTACTCCTCGGCGAACTCGTCACGTGCGTCGACGATGATCGACTCGACGGCACCGGCTCCGATGGCGCGCTGGCGGACGGACTCCATGTCCTCGCCGCCCTGCCCGAGGTCGATGGACACCGCGACGACGTCGCCGCCGGTCATCTGCTTGAGGTACGGGATGGCGACGGTGGTGTCGAGGCCTCCGGAGTAGGCGAGTACGACGCGATCAGTCATGGTGTTCGTCAGTCCTTTCGGATAGAGGGGAAATAAGCGGGTGTAACAGTGGAATTGTGTCCCAGCTTCTCAGCTGAGTGTATCTGGTGGAACAGGATCACCGTGCACGGACGGCAGTGACGGCACCGACGGTGCCGGCGACACTGAAATCTCGTGCAGGTGCTCGGCCAGCGCTCGCCCGTCGACGGGATCGCGGGCGAGGACGAACACTGTGTCGTCACCCGCGATGGTCGCGACAACCTCGGGGAGGTCGGACCTGTCGATGACGCTGGCCATGTACTGCGCGGCTCCTGGCGGGGTCCGCAGGACGGCCGTGTTACCCGAGTGGTCCGTCCCCACGAGCAGCTCGACGAGGATGCGGCGCAACCGGGCCGGCCCGTCCGCCGAGAGATCGGTGTCCGTGGCTCCCAGGCTGTAGAACGACTGCCCGTCGGCCCGCACC
The genomic region above belongs to Corynebacterium glyciniphilum AJ 3170 and contains:
- a CDS encoding argininosuccinate synthase; translated protein: MTDRVVLAYSGGLDTTVAIPYLKQMTGGDVVAVSIDLGQGGEDMESVRQRAIGAGAVESIIVDARDEFAEEYCLPTIKANAMYMKQYPMVSAISRPLIVKHLVEAAQQHGGTHVAHGCTGKGNDQVRFEVGFMDTDPSLKIIAPARDFAWTRDKAIAFAEENNVPIEQSASSPFSIDQNVWGRAVETGFLEDLWNPPTKDLYAYTEEPSLGQAPDEVIISFKSGKPVAIDGREVTVLEAIEELNRRAGAQGVGRLDMVEDRLIGIKSREVYEAPGALTLIRAHEALEDVTIERELARYKRGIDAEWSNQVYDGLWFSPLKRSLDAFIESTQEHVTGDIRLVLHNGNIVVNGRRSEESLYDFNLATYDTGDTFDQTMSKGFVELHGLSSKIANKRDRGGK
- the argR gene encoding arginine repressor, whose protein sequence is MAAAINHPSPLTRSARQGLISRLVDTRRVASQRQLQDLLAAEGVDITQATLSRDLVDLGARKVRADGQSFYSLGATDTDLSADGPARLRRILVELLVGTDHSGNTAVLRTPPGAAQYMASVIDRSDLPEVVATIAGDDTVFVLARDPVDGRALAEHLHEISVSPAPSVPSLPSVHGDPVPPDTLS